The following proteins are encoded in a genomic region of [Eubacterium] hominis:
- a CDS encoding BtpA/SgcQ family protein: protein MGKNWIEETFHTKKAVIGLVHMQPLPGDPYYDEKGGMEKVIEMARHDVRCLQEGGVDGLLFSNEFSTPYLSKVGPETVAAMAYVMGALKDEIKLPYGNDCISDDMASISLASATGALFTRGVFHGTWATSAGLCNSDGGGAVRLKHQLSIPDFKLVHYLMPESSADLGCRDAISIMKPTYFLDRPDAIAVAGMVAGQKADANVMKKCREAFPDAIIFAATGVRINNVQDYMDTVDGFFIGTGFKRDGVFRNEIDQNRVSEFMNKVKELRKKYDEDCNL from the coding sequence ATGGGTAAAAATTGGATAGAAGAAACATTTCATACAAAAAAAGCAGTGATTGGGCTTGTACATATGCAGCCATTGCCTGGTGATCCATATTATGATGAAAAAGGTGGCATGGAAAAAGTAATTGAAATGGCAAGACATGATGTACGATGTTTACAGGAAGGCGGTGTAGATGGTTTATTATTCAGTAATGAATTTTCAACTCCATATCTTTCTAAAGTAGGACCAGAAACAGTAGCAGCAATGGCTTATGTAATGGGCGCATTAAAAGATGAAATCAAACTGCCTTATGGTAATGACTGTATCAGTGATGATATGGCTAGTATTTCTCTAGCAAGTGCAACCGGCGCTTTATTTACTAGAGGTGTATTCCATGGAACATGGGCCACAAGCGCAGGACTTTGTAATAGTGATGGTGGAGGAGCTGTACGTTTAAAACATCAGTTAAGTATTCCTGATTTTAAGTTAGTACATTATCTAATGCCAGAATCCAGTGCAGATTTGGGTTGTCGTGATGCTATTTCGATTATGAAGCCTACATATTTCCTTGATCGACCTGATGCGATAGCAGTTGCAGGTATGGTAGCAGGACAAAAAGCAGATGCTAATGTTATGAAAAAATGTAGGGAAGCTTTCCCAGATGCTATAATATTTGCGGCAACTGGAGTAAGAATCAATAATGTGCAAGATTATATGGATACTGTAGATGGATTCTTTATTGGAACTGGCTTCAAACGAGATGGTGTATTCAGAAATGAAATTGATCAGAACCGTGTATCTGAATTTATGAATAAAGTAAAAGAATTAAGAAAAAAATATGATGAAGACTGTAATCTTTGA
- a CDS encoding HAD family phosphatase — protein sequence MMKTVIFDMDGVLIDSEVIYLKSLQKYLKTLDIEEDLQTLSCLVGMNAKDITQKLQNTYHLHHIPMEELMEKQDLYFDEELKETILTPMPHLITYLKYLKEKDMTIVLASSSDMHWINTVLDGIHVREYFDIIISGENLKHSKPDPEIFYLAAKQAGCKHDECMVIEDSVNGIKAGKAADMYVIGYKGSIIQQDTSKADKEIYNFCELYT from the coding sequence ATGATGAAGACTGTAATCTTTGATATGGATGGTGTACTGATTGATAGTGAAGTGATCTATTTAAAATCATTACAAAAGTATTTGAAAACCCTTGATATAGAAGAAGACTTACAAACATTATCCTGTCTTGTTGGTATGAATGCAAAAGATATTACCCAAAAACTACAAAATACTTATCATTTGCATCATATTCCAATGGAGGAATTAATGGAAAAACAGGATTTATATTTTGATGAAGAATTAAAAGAAACAATACTTACACCTATGCCTCATTTGATTACGTATTTAAAATATTTAAAAGAAAAAGATATGACCATTGTTCTGGCATCATCTTCTGATATGCATTGGATCAATACAGTACTAGATGGCATACATGTACGGGAATATTTCGATATCATTATCAGTGGAGAAAATCTAAAGCATTCTAAGCCAGATCCGGAAATATTTTATCTTGCGGCAAAGCAGGCAGGATGTAAACATGATGAATGTATGGTGATTGAGGATTCTGTGAATGGTATCAAGGCTGGTAAAGCTGCAGATATGTATGTGATTGGATATAAAGGCTCTATTATACAGCAAGACACATCGAAAGCGGATAAAGAAATTTACAATTTCTGTGAATTATATACCTGA